From a single Oreochromis niloticus isolate F11D_XX linkage group LG3, O_niloticus_UMD_NMBU, whole genome shotgun sequence genomic region:
- the LOC109198770 gene encoding GTPase IMAP family member 7-like isoform X1 — protein sequence MPVPSKKGKTAQPQKYIKEEKMYRIVLLGDSEAGKRSLVNMFAEDAFVVNNTECQTKSKSLHGRRITLINTPDFSDTGRSEEELKPEILRCITECTPGPHAFLIVLKVEKSTEEQQQQQTVIRKISQYFSEEVFRYAAVVFIQDRPDSDEMKIKEFIDQNQYLTDLLRKCKSRYHIINKYNQQGDNISNRSQVKELLNTIDQIVAENKDWRYTSEMLPQGNTHNKANSVSADTPDTANAELRRALGDGSVPEWVKWVIEKIFNLLEWVRNDCDLWIIVFISLLLTWYLLKVPFFGTLVIILLFVFLFEIRDMV from the coding sequence AGGAAAAAATGTACAGgattgtcctgctgggagacagtGAAGCTGGGAAAAGGAGCCTAGTGAACATGTTTGCAGAAGATGCATTTGTAGTTAACAACACGGAATGCCAAACTAAGTCCAAATCTCTCCATGGAAGAAGAATTACCCTGATCAACACTCCTGATTTCTCAGACACAGGTAGAtcagaggaggagctgaagcCTGAAATACTGAGGTGTATCACTGAGTGCACTCCGGGGCCTCATGCTTTTCTTATTGTGCTCAAAGTGGAGAAATCcacagaggagcagcagcagcaacagactGTCATTAGGAAAATAAGTCAGTATTTCTCAGAGGAAGTTTTCAGATATGCTGCAGTTGTCTTTATTCAGGATCGCCCAGACTCAGATGAAATGAAAATCAAAGAGTTTATAGATCAAAATCAATATCTGACTGATTTATTGAGGAAATGCAAGAGCCGATACCACATCATTAATAAATACAACCAACAGGGTGACAACATCAGCAACCGGTCCCAGGTTAAAGAGCTGCTCAACACAATAGACCAGATAGTTGCAGAAAACAAAGATTGGCGCTACACCAGCGAGATGTTGCCACAAGGAAACACCCACAATAAGGCTAACAGTGTCTCTGCAGACACTCCGGACACAGCAAATGCAGAATTAAGAAGAGCCTTAGGTGATGGTAGCGTACCAGAATGGGTAAAATGGGTAATAGAAAAAATATTCAATTTATTAGAGTGGGTAAGAAATGATTGTGACTTGTGGATAATTGTTTTCATCTCGTTACTTCTGACATGGTATCTTCTCAAAGTACCCTTTTTTGGGACCCTTGTGATAattttgctgtttgtgtttctctttgagATTCGTGACATGGTATAA
- the LOC109198770 gene encoding GTPase IMAP family member 7-like isoform X2, whose protein sequence is MPEEKMYRIVLLGDSEAGKRSLVNMFAEDAFVVNNTECQTKSKSLHGRRITLINTPDFSDTGRSEEELKPEILRCITECTPGPHAFLIVLKVEKSTEEQQQQQTVIRKISQYFSEEVFRYAAVVFIQDRPDSDEMKIKEFIDQNQYLTDLLRKCKSRYHIINKYNQQGDNISNRSQVKELLNTIDQIVAENKDWRYTSEMLPQGNTHNKANSVSADTPDTANAELRRALGDGSVPEWVKWVIEKIFNLLEWVRNDCDLWIIVFISLLLTWYLLKVPFFGTLVIILLFVFLFEIRDMV, encoded by the coding sequence AGGAAAAAATGTACAGgattgtcctgctgggagacagtGAAGCTGGGAAAAGGAGCCTAGTGAACATGTTTGCAGAAGATGCATTTGTAGTTAACAACACGGAATGCCAAACTAAGTCCAAATCTCTCCATGGAAGAAGAATTACCCTGATCAACACTCCTGATTTCTCAGACACAGGTAGAtcagaggaggagctgaagcCTGAAATACTGAGGTGTATCACTGAGTGCACTCCGGGGCCTCATGCTTTTCTTATTGTGCTCAAAGTGGAGAAATCcacagaggagcagcagcagcaacagactGTCATTAGGAAAATAAGTCAGTATTTCTCAGAGGAAGTTTTCAGATATGCTGCAGTTGTCTTTATTCAGGATCGCCCAGACTCAGATGAAATGAAAATCAAAGAGTTTATAGATCAAAATCAATATCTGACTGATTTATTGAGGAAATGCAAGAGCCGATACCACATCATTAATAAATACAACCAACAGGGTGACAACATCAGCAACCGGTCCCAGGTTAAAGAGCTGCTCAACACAATAGACCAGATAGTTGCAGAAAACAAAGATTGGCGCTACACCAGCGAGATGTTGCCACAAGGAAACACCCACAATAAGGCTAACAGTGTCTCTGCAGACACTCCGGACACAGCAAATGCAGAATTAAGAAGAGCCTTAGGTGATGGTAGCGTACCAGAATGGGTAAAATGGGTAATAGAAAAAATATTCAATTTATTAGAGTGGGTAAGAAATGATTGTGACTTGTGGATAATTGTTTTCATCTCGTTACTTCTGACATGGTATCTTCTCAAAGTACCCTTTTTTGGGACCCTTGTGATAattttgctgtttgtgtttctctttgagATTCGTGACATGGTATAA